The genomic DNA AACTTCAACCTTTTCTCCTTCCTTAACGTCAAGCAACGTTCTCATAACTTCACCTTTAACTCTTTGATTGTTAGAATATATTAACTTTTTGAAAAACGTCAAGAAAGCAAAGGATTAAAAACTTTTTTCAAATATTAACGCTTTTCAAAATGGTGAAACTTAAAAACTAAATGTATAATTCCTCTTATGAAATGGACTGTTATGAAACTTATCAAACGAGCGACAGAAATTCTATCTGAAAAAGGAATAGAAACACCACGTCTTGATGCTGAACTTCTAATGTGTCATACGTTAGGTTGGGAAAATAGAGTTAAGCTTTATACAAAATATGACAGACCTTTATCATCTGATGAAGTTGAAACTTATCGCCAACTTATAAAGCAGCGAGTCAAAGGTGAACCTGTAGCATATATAACCGGAAGAAAAGAATTTTTTGGATTCCAGTTTAAATTAACAAAAGACGTTTTAATACCGCGTCCTGAAACTGAATTATTGGTTGAACAAACTCTTGAAATAGCAAAGAATATATCAGAAACTCCTATAAAAATTGCAGACATCGGCACAGGAAGTGGATGCATAATAATTACACTTGCAAAACTGCTAACAAAAAAAGCTGAATTTTTTGCAACAGATATATCAGAAAAAGCTTTAGATATAGCAAAGGAAAATGCAAAAATTCACAATGTAAATGTGCATTTTTTTAAAACAGATATACTGGAAAATCTAAATGAAAACTTCACAATAGTTGTATCAAATCCCCCGTATATCTCTTTCAAAGACAAAAGAGTTGAAAAAAGTGTTACAAAATATGAACCACACTGCGCTTTATTTGGAGGAGAGAAAGGCACAGAAATAATAGAAAAACTAACAAAACAAGCATACAGCAAACTTAAAAAAGGCGGTTATCTTTTAGTAGAATTTGGAGAAGGACAGGCAGGAGAAGTTAAGAAAATTTTTGAAGCTTCAGGTTTTAAAAATATACAAGTGCTTAAGGATCTGGCAGGAAAAGAACGAATAATCTTAGGAGAAAAGTAATGTATAAGTTCATAATAAAGGGTGGAAAAGAGCTAAAGGGAACTGTAAAAATCTCAGGTTCAAAAAATGCAAGCCTTCCAATC from Desulfurobacterium atlanticum includes the following:
- the prmC gene encoding peptide chain release factor N(5)-glutamine methyltransferase; the encoded protein is MKLIKRATEILSEKGIETPRLDAELLMCHTLGWENRVKLYTKYDRPLSSDEVETYRQLIKQRVKGEPVAYITGRKEFFGFQFKLTKDVLIPRPETELLVEQTLEIAKNISETPIKIADIGTGSGCIIITLAKLLTKKAEFFATDISEKALDIAKENAKIHNVNVHFFKTDILENLNENFTIVVSNPPYISFKDKRVEKSVTKYEPHCALFGGEKGTEIIEKLTKQAYSKLKKGGYLLVEFGEGQAGEVKKIFEASGFKNIQVLKDLAGKERIILGEK